A portion of the Halodesulfovibrio sp. MK-HDV genome contains these proteins:
- a CDS encoding endonuclease MutS2, with amino-acid sequence MEQRTIHNLEFRKVLERLADFAVSEAGTNACLSIAPVSNRDDAQKAAQFFRQGQEWTRTVTVKLSSFPDLAGMFRFIDTPTAVLDLDDLCALRQVLVQARDLRASIRVSTDYSPWPLLLEMVDKFPWPEQCASGLSRCVGDDGLIRDNSTPELLLIRQEIRRIHQTCTRKAKDFVNSHGILQYLQDEYITLASDRYVLPLKSNFKGRVQGIIHDYSQTGETCYFEPMFLVDLNNELAELKKQEREEEHKVFEFLTGLVRANFGALHGVYDLMVQVDVLLAKCALASKFNGVALDFSNEGNLHLVNALHPLLALAEGGALPVTLELQKEQFALLISGGNAGGKTVCLKTIGLIAIMAMSGLPVPVKEGSSIPFWKNIFAFIGDEQSLEENVSTFTAQITNLGAIWDTADDSTLVILDEFGAGTDPAQGAALAQAVIDELLERGAYICAATHFPALKAYALSNDKVRAASVLFDPSTKKPLYTLAYDQVGASLALDVAREHGMPDYVLRRAEQYLLMDGEDTSALIDRLNTLAVEREREMNKLDAERERFEERRKKLSVRYERERDQLFGDIKKEAQSVLNDLKTQKITHKQALKELAKTRQKLVEADKTERPKAEALAPQEIKPGQTLKYNPWKKSGVVEEIDDKRGKVKINLSGVAMWVNLHDVSFAEDGATIVQTSQVTVKAERKTSFRVDLRGKRADVAISELDSFIDKALLSNTEELEVVHGKGTGALRREIHSYLKNAPAVASFRLAPADLGGDGMTIVELR; translated from the coding sequence ATGGAGCAGCGTACCATACACAATTTAGAGTTCCGTAAGGTGCTTGAGCGCCTTGCGGACTTTGCCGTTTCGGAAGCAGGCACCAATGCGTGTTTGTCAATTGCTCCCGTGTCCAATAGAGACGATGCACAAAAGGCTGCACAGTTTTTTAGACAAGGGCAGGAATGGACTCGTACCGTTACTGTGAAACTCTCTTCTTTTCCTGATCTTGCAGGAATGTTCCGCTTTATAGATACCCCGACTGCTGTGCTTGATCTCGACGATCTATGTGCACTGCGTCAGGTGCTTGTTCAAGCACGGGATCTGCGGGCTTCTATTCGTGTAAGCACAGACTACTCACCATGGCCACTCCTGCTGGAGATGGTGGATAAATTTCCTTGGCCGGAGCAATGCGCTTCCGGACTTTCCCGCTGTGTTGGGGATGATGGTCTTATCCGTGATAACAGTACCCCTGAGCTTTTGTTAATACGTCAGGAGATTCGTCGAATTCACCAGACGTGTACACGCAAAGCAAAGGATTTTGTTAATTCACACGGCATCCTACAATATCTTCAAGATGAATACATCACACTCGCGAGTGATCGCTATGTATTGCCACTTAAAAGCAATTTTAAGGGCAGGGTACAAGGGATCATTCACGACTACTCTCAAACTGGCGAAACTTGCTATTTTGAGCCGATGTTCCTTGTTGATCTCAACAACGAACTTGCAGAGCTGAAAAAGCAAGAACGCGAAGAAGAGCATAAGGTTTTTGAATTCCTGACAGGTCTTGTTCGTGCCAATTTTGGCGCGTTGCATGGCGTGTACGACCTTATGGTTCAAGTGGATGTTTTGCTTGCAAAATGTGCCTTAGCTTCCAAGTTTAATGGTGTTGCACTGGACTTTAGTAACGAAGGTAATCTGCATCTTGTTAATGCATTACATCCGTTACTTGCTCTGGCTGAAGGCGGCGCGCTGCCTGTTACGCTAGAGCTTCAGAAAGAACAGTTTGCTTTGCTTATTAGTGGCGGTAACGCGGGTGGTAAGACTGTGTGTCTTAAAACCATCGGTCTTATCGCGATCATGGCAATGAGCGGCTTACCTGTTCCTGTAAAAGAAGGCAGCTCCATACCATTTTGGAAAAATATTTTCGCTTTTATCGGTGACGAACAAAGCCTTGAAGAAAATGTATCTACATTTACTGCTCAAATTACAAACTTGGGTGCTATTTGGGATACTGCAGACGACAGCACGCTTGTAATTCTTGACGAATTTGGCGCAGGTACTGATCCTGCTCAGGGTGCAGCGCTTGCTCAGGCTGTTATCGACGAATTACTTGAGCGTGGGGCGTATATTTGTGCAGCGACACATTTCCCTGCGTTAAAGGCATACGCACTTTCGAACGATAAGGTTCGTGCAGCGTCTGTTCTTTTTGATCCAAGCACAAAGAAACCTTTGTATACTCTTGCATACGACCAAGTTGGTGCATCTCTGGCACTTGATGTGGCGCGCGAGCACGGTATGCCGGATTATGTATTACGTCGTGCTGAGCAGTATTTGCTTATGGATGGCGAAGATACTTCCGCGCTGATTGATCGTCTCAATACTTTGGCTGTTGAACGTGAACGCGAAATGAACAAGCTTGATGCAGAACGTGAACGTTTTGAAGAGCGTCGCAAAAAGCTTAGTGTTCGCTACGAGCGGGAACGTGACCAGCTGTTTGGAGACATCAAAAAAGAAGCACAGAGTGTTCTTAATGATTTAAAAACACAGAAGATTACCCATAAGCAAGCTTTGAAAGAGTTAGCAAAAACTCGTCAAAAGCTTGTTGAAGCTGACAAGACTGAACGTCCTAAGGCGGAGGCATTAGCTCCGCAGGAAATTAAGCCTGGTCAAACATTAAAATATAATCCTTGGAAGAAATCAGGGGTTGTTGAAGAAATTGATGATAAACGTGGAAAGGTCAAAATCAATCTTTCCGGCGTTGCTATGTGGGTTAATTTACATGACGTTTCTTTTGCCGAAGATGGAGCTACAATAGTTCAGACCTCTCAGGTTACCGTAAAAGCAGAGCGTAAAACATCTTTTAGGGTTGACTTACGTGGAAAGCGTGCTGATGTAGCTATAAGTGAACTTGACTCTTTTATCGATAAAGCTCTTTTGAGTAATACCGAAGAGCTCGAAGTTGTGCACGGAAAGGGTACTGGTGCGTTGCGCCGTGAGATTCATTCTTACCTTAAAAATGCCCCTGCCGTTGCATCATTCCGCCTTGCTCCTGCCGATTTAGGTGGTGACGGAATGACAATTGTTGAATTGCGATAA
- a CDS encoding GatB/YqeY domain-containing protein: MSLIQQIDKDYITAYKAKEQVALGVLRHLKTAAKNMQIDLKRELTDEEMLDVMMKQAKQRQDSIEQFRAANREDLAAIEAAELEVLQTYLPSQLSDVELEELVTKTVAETGAAGMKDMGKVMNAIMAEYKGRVDGKKLSASVRAKLA, from the coding sequence ATGAGCCTTATTCAGCAGATCGATAAAGATTACATTACTGCCTATAAAGCCAAGGAGCAAGTTGCACTTGGTGTACTGCGTCATCTGAAAACTGCTGCGAAAAACATGCAGATTGACCTCAAGCGTGAACTTACCGATGAAGAAATGCTTGATGTTATGATGAAGCAGGCTAAACAGCGTCAGGACTCTATTGAACAGTTCCGCGCGGCGAATCGTGAAGACCTTGCTGCAATTGAAGCTGCAGAACTTGAAGTTTTGCAGACTTACTTGCCAAGCCAGCTTTCCGACGTTGAACTTGAAGAACTTGTTACCAAAACCGTAGCAGAAACCGGCGCAGCCGGCATGAAAGATATGGGTAAGGTAATGAATGCCATTATGGCAGAGTACAAAGGTCGCGTAGACGGTAAGAAACTGAGTGCATCAGTTCGCGCAAAGCTCGCATAA